One stretch of Balneolaceae bacterium DNA includes these proteins:
- a CDS encoding BlaI/MecI/CopY family transcriptional regulator — MKKSLTPFGETEMEVLHHVWNFGEATVKQVQKRVLEDREVAYTTIMTVMKNLADKGYLKYRKDGVTYVYSPAVEPESVRFSLVNDIMTKVFKGSPKELVQTLVKGESLTDKDREEIKKMIDSMDD, encoded by the coding sequence ATGAAAAAATCACTTACACCTTTCGGCGAAACAGAAATGGAAGTTTTACATCATGTGTGGAATTTCGGGGAAGCGACCGTCAAACAGGTACAGAAACGTGTCCTGGAAGACCGAGAAGTCGCCTACACCACCATCATGACCGTAATGAAGAACCTGGCGGACAAGGGCTATCTCAAATACCGCAAGGACGGGGTCACTTACGTGTACAGCCCCGCCGTGGAGCCCGAGTCGGTCCGCTTCAGCCTGGTCAATGACATCATGACCAAGGTATTCAAGGGTTCTCCCAAGGAACTGGTCCAGACACTGGTGAAAGGCGAAAGCCTCACAGACAAAGACCGCGAGGAGATCAAAAAAATGATCGACAGTATGGATGACTGA
- a CDS encoding purine-nucleoside phosphorylase, with amino-acid sequence MSPSTDILRAADGNGADRTPPPSLNETVKALERRDVGGPYRAAVILGSGLGDFAGRLENATAISYGELPGFPRTSVAGHAGELFSGTVEGQRVLAFGGRFHRYEGHSFARTVLPVALAAALGCQKLIISNAAGAINTSYRVGDLMVVGDILRPNHLVHPTSARPFRYNLYPFAEKAYGMARDLELPVHLGTYLYVTGPNYETKAEIRAFREMGGDAVGMSTAPELAEAARLGLPAVAVSLISNMASGVVSGARLNHEEVKEAAGARREDFARLVTQLIRDL; translated from the coding sequence TTGAGCCCCTCGACTGACATTCTTCGCGCCGCTGACGGGAACGGCGCCGACCGCACCCCGCCCCCATCCCTGAATGAGACGGTGAAGGCGCTGGAGCGCCGGGACGTTGGGGGACCCTACCGCGCGGCGGTGATCCTGGGCTCTGGGCTGGGCGACTTTGCCGGTCGACTGGAAAATGCCACCGCCATCTCCTACGGCGAGCTTCCCGGCTTCCCGCGCACTTCGGTGGCAGGCCACGCCGGGGAGCTGTTTTCCGGCACGGTGGAGGGGCAACGCGTGCTGGCCTTCGGGGGACGCTTTCACCGTTACGAGGGACACTCCTTCGCGCGCACCGTCCTGCCGGTCGCCCTGGCCGCCGCCCTCGGCTGCCAGAAGCTGATCATCTCCAATGCCGCCGGGGCCATCAACACCTCCTACCGGGTGGGCGACCTGATGGTGGTGGGGGATATCCTGCGTCCCAATCACCTCGTGCACCCCACCTCCGCGCGCCCCTTCCGCTACAACCTCTACCCATTCGCCGAAAAGGCCTACGGGATGGCCCGGGACCTGGAGCTGCCGGTCCACCTCGGCACCTACCTCTACGTGACCGGTCCCAACTACGAGACCAAGGCCGAAATCCGTGCCTTCCGGGAGATGGGTGGCGACGCCGTGGGCATGTCCACCGCCCCCGAACTGGCCGAGGCCGCCCGCCTGGGGCTGCCCGCCGTGGCAGTCTCCCTAATCAGCAACATGGCCAGCGGGGTAGTCAGCGGCGCCCGTCTGAACCACGAGGAGGTGAAAGAAGCTGCAGGCGCGCGCCGCGAGGATTTCGCGCGGTTGGTGACGCAGCTGATCCGGGATCTCTAA
- a CDS encoding MBL fold metallo-hydrolase translates to MYNAPTVSPLYEGTFSVGLDKKFHRIARDEDPAKGALKISLNPFLLPHPDENRILLFDTGIGGFGEGTSTDIIKANLEKTGLTELDITDVFASHLHYDHIGGLAGRGEGYWQLTFPEARIWVSRRGWEKVMGLEEYYDPEKTEFVHFLDAKADLHFLETEEEPLPGVRARHCGGHTEFSQVLYFEPESGDQKYMMAGDVLATRGAVNRKYAAKYDFDPDLSSTVRAELVRRAWEEEYIVMGYHDSFHPLFRLTDYDEQKGYTIEPLD, encoded by the coding sequence TTGTACAACGCACCTACCGTCTCTCCCCTTTACGAAGGCACCTTTTCCGTGGGACTGGACAAGAAGTTCCACCGCATTGCCCGCGACGAGGATCCGGCAAAGGGCGCCCTGAAAATCTCTCTCAACCCTTTCCTGCTGCCGCATCCCGACGAGAACCGCATCCTGCTTTTCGACACCGGCATCGGCGGCTTCGGGGAGGGGACCTCCACCGACATCATCAAGGCCAACCTGGAGAAAACGGGCCTCACCGAATTGGACATCACCGACGTCTTTGCCTCCCACCTGCACTACGACCACATCGGGGGACTGGCCGGGCGCGGGGAGGGATACTGGCAGCTCACCTTCCCCGAGGCGCGCATCTGGGTGAGCCGCCGCGGCTGGGAAAAGGTGATGGGACTGGAGGAGTACTACGACCCCGAAAAGACCGAGTTCGTGCATTTCCTGGACGCCAAAGCAGACCTGCATTTCCTGGAGACGGAAGAGGAGCCCCTGCCGGGCGTGCGCGCAAGGCATTGCGGGGGACACACCGAATTTTCCCAGGTGCTCTATTTCGAGCCGGAATCCGGTGACCAGAAGTATATGATGGCCGGTGACGTACTGGCCACCCGCGGAGCGGTGAATCGAAAGTACGCCGCCAAGTACGACTTCGACCCCGACCTCAGCAGCACCGTTCGCGCCGAGCTGGTGCGCAGGGCCTGGGAAGAGGAATACATCGTTATGGGATATCACGACAGCTTCCACCCCCTCTTCCGGCTGACCGACTACGACGAACAAAAGGGATACACCATTGAGCCCCTCGACTGA
- a CDS encoding PhoH family protein: MLILGFQDEHLAALDAAYPDTRITARGSSIKLSGPMKDRRELRAIVEELIRMAGRNGDLTAEDVETVLAIHKDERDAPSTRPQPNPLRDAHVDGDFILHTYDGEEIKAKTPGQKRIVDATVSNDIVFAIGPAGTGKTYTSVALAVRALKERKVKKIVLARPAVEAGETLGFLPGDLREKIDPYLRPLYDALEDFIEYDRLELHLAKGTIEIAPLAYMRGRTLNNAFVILDEAQNATNMQMKMFLTRIGFNSRAIITGDVTQTDLPRKKQSGLISIQHILQEIEGISFVYLDQNDVVRHKLVRQIISAYEKFDEDKKR, encoded by the coding sequence GTGCTGATCCTGGGTTTCCAGGACGAGCACCTCGCCGCCCTTGACGCTGCCTACCCCGACACCCGGATCACCGCGCGCGGAAGCAGCATCAAGCTCAGCGGTCCCATGAAGGACCGCCGCGAGCTGCGCGCCATCGTGGAGGAGCTTATCCGCATGGCCGGGCGCAACGGCGACCTGACCGCAGAGGACGTGGAGACCGTACTTGCCATCCATAAAGATGAGCGCGACGCCCCCTCCACCCGCCCCCAGCCTAATCCCCTGCGCGATGCGCATGTGGACGGCGATTTTATTCTCCATACCTACGACGGGGAGGAGATCAAGGCCAAGACGCCCGGCCAGAAACGCATCGTAGACGCCACAGTATCCAACGACATCGTTTTCGCCATCGGTCCGGCGGGCACCGGCAAGACCTACACCTCCGTCGCCCTGGCCGTGCGCGCCCTGAAAGAGCGCAAGGTGAAGAAAATTGTGCTGGCCAGGCCCGCGGTGGAGGCCGGCGAGACCCTGGGCTTCCTGCCGGGCGACCTGCGCGAGAAGATCGACCCCTACCTGCGTCCCCTCTACGATGCGCTGGAAGATTTCATCGAGTACGACCGCCTGGAACTGCACCTGGCCAAGGGCACCATCGAGATCGCTCCCCTGGCCTACATGCGGGGACGCACCCTGAACAACGCCTTTGTGATTCTCGACGAGGCGCAGAACGCCACCAACATGCAGATGAAGATGTTCCTGACGCGCATCGGCTTCAACAGCCGGGCCATCATCACCGGGGACGTCACCCAGACCGACCTGCCGCGCAAGAAGCAGTCTGGCCTGATCTCCATCCAGCACATCCTGCAGGAGATCGAGGGCATCTCCTTTGTCTACCTCGACCAGAACGACGTGGTGCGCCACAAGCTGGTGCGCCAGATCATCTCGGCCTACGAGAAGTTTGACGAGGATAAAAAACGGTAG
- the rpe gene encoding ribulose-phosphate 3-epimerase, with amino-acid sequence MEFDLPILAPSILAADYTRLGEEIGTCMEAGVHWIHCDIMDGHFVPNISYGPDIVEAAGRAADAHAADASFLDVHLMIENPDDYTEAFVEAGADQITVHQETCPHLHRSLQKIKQYGVHAGVALNPATPVSVIEPVLEEVDLVLVMSVNPGFGGQNFIEATYRRLQQVHRLRREGNHSFLIEVDGGVGLDNIERVVGAGADVLVAGSSVFKADNIPARISELTKKARAGTANWA; translated from the coding sequence ATGGAATTCGACCTTCCCATTCTCGCCCCCTCCATCCTGGCTGCCGACTACACCCGGCTGGGTGAGGAGATCGGCACCTGCATGGAGGCCGGTGTGCACTGGATCCACTGCGACATCATGGACGGGCACTTCGTGCCGAATATCAGTTACGGACCCGACATCGTGGAGGCCGCTGGACGGGCCGCCGACGCACATGCGGCAGATGCGTCCTTCCTTGACGTGCACCTCATGATCGAGAATCCCGACGACTACACCGAGGCTTTCGTAGAGGCCGGGGCCGACCAGATAACCGTGCACCAGGAAACCTGCCCCCATCTGCATCGCTCACTGCAGAAGATCAAACAGTACGGCGTACATGCGGGGGTGGCCCTTAATCCCGCCACGCCTGTTTCCGTGATCGAGCCGGTGCTGGAGGAGGTAGACCTGGTTCTGGTAATGAGCGTGAATCCTGGTTTCGGTGGACAGAATTTCATCGAGGCCACCTACCGTCGCCTACAGCAGGTGCACAGGCTGCGCCGGGAGGGCAACCACTCCTTCCTGATCGAGGTGGACGGCGGTGTGGGACTGGATAACATCGAGCGGGTAGTCGGCGCCGGGGCCGATGTGCTGGTGGCCGGCAGCAGCGTTTTCAAGGCCGACAATATCCCTGCCCGCATCTCCGAACTGACCAAGAAGGCCCGCGCTGGTACGGCCAACTGGGCCTGA
- a CDS encoding PASTA domain-containing protein: protein MKERLTALLKSRKLWITAASALGGLAVLLVVLDFWIMPALTNYDEGVTVPDVSHLALEEAQALLTSYGLRNEVSDRRSNTAFPANYVIDQTPAAAEIVKPRRKIYLTVNTVTTPTVVVPEVVNLSLRNARIQLQNYGLQVGAVSFESSRFKSSVLRQSVAPGDTVPKGMVVDLTVSDGLGQKMVTVPDIVGLKITEAQQKLREVGLRAELRFQPSDAQPPNTILDYTPRQEQIVEGETLVLIVSEQPDMIEEQEGGVIDTTYVPPPDSTGTDRIRTGDVRTGDSRRL, encoded by the coding sequence ATGAAAGAGCGTCTGACCGCACTGCTGAAAAGCCGAAAACTTTGGATCACGGCCGCCTCGGCCCTCGGGGGACTCGCTGTGCTTCTGGTGGTCCTCGACTTCTGGATCATGCCGGCCCTGACCAACTACGACGAGGGGGTCACCGTGCCCGACGTGAGCCATCTTGCCCTGGAGGAGGCGCAGGCGCTGCTTACCTCCTACGGGCTGCGCAACGAGGTGTCGGACCGTCGCTCCAATACCGCCTTTCCCGCCAACTACGTTATCGACCAGACCCCCGCAGCCGCCGAAATCGTCAAGCCCCGCCGCAAGATCTACCTGACCGTGAACACCGTCACCACGCCCACCGTGGTGGTCCCCGAGGTGGTCAACCTCTCCCTGCGCAACGCCCGCATCCAGCTCCAGAACTACGGACTGCAGGTGGGCGCGGTCAGTTTCGAGTCCTCACGCTTCAAGAGCAGTGTACTACGGCAGTCGGTGGCGCCCGGTGACACCGTGCCCAAGGGCATGGTGGTGGACCTGACCGTCAGCGACGGACTGGGCCAGAAGATGGTGACCGTCCCCGATATCGTGGGACTCAAGATCACCGAGGCGCAGCAGAAGCTGCGGGAGGTTGGCCTCCGTGCCGAGCTTCGCTTCCAGCCCTCCGACGCCCAGCCTCCCAATACCATTCTCGACTACACGCCTCGTCAGGAACAGATCGTTGAAGGTGAAACGCTTGTGCTCATCGTCTCCGAGCAGCCTGACATGATCGAGGAACAGGAGGGCGGCGTGATCGACACCACCTACGTGCCCCCGCCCGACAGCACGGGCACGGACCGTATCCGCACCGGCGACGTGCGCACCGGCGACAGCAGGCGACTCTAA
- the porV gene encoding type IX secretion system outer membrane channel protein PorV gives MIRKFLFTLSLVLIALPLSLSAQVGITSVPFLQIEPDSRAAGMGNTGVAIADNASAVFWNPAGLGFQRGSQVSITHSEWLPKFNADLFYDYLVGKTYLGGSTTLGAHITYLNLGEQINTDAGGNNLGRFNSYEFAGGLSIGTQLNANWAVGTGVRFIYSSLASGTTVNSQQVDPGSSIGVDLATMYRSPAFAFFGNQANVNLGLNISNLGSGLNYTENAEKDPLPTTFRIGWALTTELDQEGINTLTFSNDISKVLARVDDNGEAHGMFEALVSSWGTYTRETGQGTATLNTFQQFMYAAGLEYWYNELFAVRGGYYYEDPNNGDRQFFTMGAGLRYKFFGVDFSYIHTLEEEHPLANTMRFSLLLNM, from the coding sequence ATGATACGGAAATTCCTTTTCACGCTCTCACTGGTACTTATTGCCCTCCCCCTCAGCCTCTCGGCCCAGGTGGGAATTACCTCCGTCCCCTTTCTGCAGATCGAGCCTGATTCCCGGGCCGCAGGCATGGGCAACACCGGCGTGGCCATCGCCGACAACGCCTCGGCGGTCTTCTGGAACCCCGCCGGACTGGGCTTCCAGCGCGGAAGCCAGGTGAGCATCACCCACTCAGAATGGCTGCCCAAGTTCAATGCCGACCTCTTTTACGATTACTTGGTGGGCAAGACCTACCTGGGCGGCTCCACCACCCTGGGCGCGCACATTACCTACCTTAACCTGGGCGAGCAGATCAACACCGACGCCGGGGGCAACAATCTCGGCCGCTTCAACAGCTACGAATTTGCAGGCGGACTCTCGATAGGCACCCAGCTAAACGCCAATTGGGCCGTAGGCACGGGCGTGCGTTTTATCTACAGCAGCCTGGCCAGCGGCACCACCGTCAACTCCCAGCAGGTGGACCCCGGGTCCAGCATCGGCGTGGATCTTGCGACCATGTACCGGTCGCCGGCCTTCGCCTTCTTCGGGAACCAGGCCAACGTAAACCTCGGGCTGAACATCTCCAATTTAGGCTCGGGCCTCAATTACACCGAAAATGCCGAGAAGGACCCGCTGCCCACCACTTTCCGTATAGGATGGGCGCTGACCACCGAGCTTGACCAGGAGGGCATCAACACCCTTACCTTTTCCAACGACATCTCCAAGGTGCTGGCCCGCGTGGACGACAACGGCGAGGCCCACGGCATGTTCGAGGCGCTGGTCAGCTCCTGGGGTACCTACACCCGCGAAACCGGCCAGGGCACAGCCACGCTGAACACTTTCCAGCAATTCATGTATGCGGCAGGACTGGAGTACTGGTACAACGAGCTCTTTGCCGTGCGCGGCGGCTACTACTACGAGGATCCCAACAACGGCGACCGGCAGTTCTTCACCATGGGCGCAGGCCTGCGCTACAAGTTTTTCGGGGTGGACTTCAGCTACATCCACACCCTCGAGGAAGAGCACCCGCTGGCCAACACCATGCGCTTCAGCCTGCTGCTGAACATGTAG
- a CDS encoding acetyl-CoA C-acyltransferase gives MKNVVIVEAKRTPIGSFNGSLASFSAPELGSMTVLETLKKSGLDPKEVQELVFGNVLTAGIGQAPARQVAMKAGLTEKTPATTVNKVCASGMKAIMVAADQIQLGQADIIAAGGMESMSNVPYYLPKHRFGSKLGHSSVQDGIIKDGLWDVYNDFHMGNAAEICARECGISRERQDEFAVTSYKRAIKAHEEGWFDDEIVEVKVTDRKGNVTKVTMDEELKKVNFDKIPQLRPVFDKEGTVTAANASSINDGAAAVLLMSAERAKELGIKPLARIRSHASAAKAPEWFTTAPADAIPIALKRAGVSKEDIGLFEVNEAFSVVSLANNDILELDPEMVNIHGGAVSIGHPIGCSGARIVVTLLHALRRTGRGLGCAGICNGGGGASAMVVEML, from the coding sequence ATGAAAAATGTAGTTATTGTAGAAGCGAAGCGTACGCCTATCGGATCCTTTAACGGCTCGCTGGCCTCTTTCAGCGCTCCCGAGCTGGGCTCCATGACCGTGCTGGAGACCCTCAAGAAATCGGGCCTGGACCCCAAGGAGGTGCAGGAGCTGGTCTTCGGCAACGTGCTTACCGCGGGTATAGGCCAGGCCCCGGCCCGCCAGGTGGCCATGAAGGCCGGCCTCACCGAAAAGACCCCCGCCACTACCGTCAACAAGGTGTGCGCATCGGGCATGAAGGCCATTATGGTAGCCGCCGACCAGATTCAGCTGGGACAGGCCGATATCATTGCGGCCGGCGGCATGGAGAGCATGAGCAACGTGCCCTATTACCTGCCCAAGCACCGCTTCGGCTCCAAACTGGGTCACAGTTCGGTGCAGGACGGCATCATCAAGGATGGGCTGTGGGACGTCTACAATGATTTCCACATGGGCAACGCCGCCGAAATCTGCGCCAGGGAATGCGGCATCAGCCGCGAGCGGCAGGACGAGTTTGCAGTCACCTCCTACAAACGGGCCATCAAGGCTCACGAGGAGGGCTGGTTTGACGACGAGATTGTGGAGGTGAAAGTAACCGACCGCAAGGGCAACGTCACCAAGGTGACCATGGACGAGGAGCTCAAGAAGGTCAACTTCGACAAGATTCCCCAGCTCCGCCCGGTCTTCGACAAGGAGGGCACCGTCACCGCCGCCAACGCCTCAAGTATCAACGACGGGGCCGCGGCCGTGCTGCTTATGAGCGCTGAAAGGGCCAAAGAACTCGGCATAAAGCCCCTGGCCCGGATCCGCAGCCACGCCAGCGCCGCCAAGGCCCCCGAGTGGTTCACAACTGCCCCGGCCGACGCCATTCCCATCGCATTGAAGCGCGCCGGCGTATCCAAGGAGGACATAGGTCTTTTCGAGGTCAACGAAGCCTTTTCGGTGGTCTCCCTGGCCAACAACGACATCCTGGAGCTGGACCCCGAAATGGTGAACATCCACGGCGGCGCCGTCAGCATCGGGCACCCCATCGGATGTTCGGGCGCGCGCATCGTGGTGACCCTGCTGCACGCGCTGCGACGGACCGGCCGCGGACTGGGCTGCGCCGGCATCTGCAACGGAGGGGGCGGCGCCTCGGCCATGGTCGTGGAAATGCTCTAG